One genomic region from Candidatus Krumholzibacteriia bacterium encodes:
- a CDS encoding Dps family protein translates to MAADNDRATADALSKLLADSYTVYLKTHNFHWNVTGPMFTTLHNTFEDQYTELAAAVDEIAERIRALGYPAPGSYKQFSELATVKDAEGIPKAQDMIRELSDDLDTIVASSKAVHAAAEAAGDQASGDLAVRRMEVSEKNAWMLRSHLE, encoded by the coding sequence ATGGCTGCCGACAACGATCGCGCCACGGCCGATGCACTCTCCAAGCTCCTCGCCGACAGCTACACGGTGTACCTGAAGACCCACAACTTCCACTGGAACGTGACGGGTCCGATGTTCACCACGCTGCACAACACGTTCGAGGACCAGTACACCGAGCTCGCCGCGGCCGTGGACGAGATCGCCGAGCGCATCCGCGCGCTGGGCTACCCGGCCCCCGGCTCGTACAAGCAGTTCTCCGAGCTGGCCACCGTGAAGGATGCCGAGGGAATCCCCAAGGCCCAGGACATGATCCGTGAGCTGTCCGACGACCTCGACACGATCGTCGCCAGTTCCAAGGCCGTCCACGCCGCCGCCGAGGCGGCCGGAGACCAGGCCAGCGGGGACCTGGCCGTGCGGCGCATGGAGGTCTCGGAGAAGAACGCCTGGATGCTACGCAGCCACCTCGAGTAG
- a CDS encoding ATP-binding protein gives MLRASFLRRLYLGYVALILLTITVTGGLVGSRIQESTLEEMQRSLKTAVTVLREWTRPALASSAAGEAVDLQTIADRLRDLTAPNETRLTVMLADGRVVADSHEDPTVMENHADRPEVIEARRRGVGQSTRRSDTLDVEMMYVAVAVRDPARGDQLVGFCRSALPLDTVDRRLATIRDSTVLSAVAASLLALLLGWVLARRFTRPLREIISSIRAISRGELDRSIEVHSRDEFGTLARAFEAMRTRIREHNDTITADRNKILAILSAMTEGVIAVDRSEEVVHLNAAAGRMFRIDPPDAIGRRLTEVVQIPELQRAVRSTFDGVDGKQGEIHLQTGMSSVTLELQSSGLRDRDGEIIGVVIVLHDVTEIRRLEEVRSDFVSNVSHELKTPLAAIKGLVESILEDEEMPEPIRRRFLARVQRQADRLNSLVVDLLSLSRLERELDAGAESVVELRRAVLDCVETQRPAAEQKGLHLHLDLVDEDVRVAADAESVRQIVDNLLSNAIRYTAADGHVTLRLSHDDDEARLEIEDTGVGIDPAHHERIFERFYRVDKARSRELGGTGLGLAIVKHVVRRLGGSIGLDSEVGRGSTFTIEIPLSSSGDDSVSPTPSHMVRDDEPVESRGPGL, from the coding sequence ATGCTCCGAGCCAGCTTCCTGCGCCGGCTCTACCTCGGATACGTCGCCCTCATCCTGCTCACGATCACCGTCACCGGCGGTCTCGTCGGCAGCCGGATCCAGGAGTCGACGCTCGAGGAGATGCAGCGGTCCCTGAAGACCGCCGTGACCGTGTTGCGCGAATGGACGCGACCGGCGTTGGCCAGTTCCGCCGCGGGCGAGGCCGTGGATCTGCAGACCATCGCCGATCGCCTGCGCGACCTCACCGCGCCGAACGAGACGCGCCTGACGGTCATGCTCGCCGACGGTCGCGTCGTCGCCGATTCGCACGAGGATCCCACGGTCATGGAGAACCACGCCGACCGTCCCGAGGTGATCGAGGCGAGGCGTCGGGGTGTGGGACAGTCGACCCGTCGCAGCGACACGCTCGACGTCGAGATGATGTATGTCGCCGTGGCGGTCCGAGATCCCGCGCGCGGCGACCAGCTGGTGGGCTTCTGCCGGAGCGCCCTGCCGCTCGACACCGTCGACCGTCGTCTGGCGACCATTCGGGACAGCACGGTGCTCTCGGCGGTCGCGGCTTCGCTCCTGGCGCTGCTGCTGGGCTGGGTTCTCGCCCGGCGCTTCACGCGCCCACTGCGCGAGATCATCTCGAGCATCCGTGCGATCAGCCGCGGCGAGCTGGACCGTTCGATCGAGGTCCACTCCCGCGACGAATTCGGAACGCTCGCCCGCGCCTTCGAGGCGATGCGGACGCGTATCCGTGAGCACAACGACACCATCACCGCCGACCGCAACAAGATCCTGGCGATCCTCTCGGCCATGACCGAGGGCGTGATCGCGGTGGATCGGAGCGAGGAAGTGGTGCATCTCAACGCAGCCGCCGGGCGCATGTTCCGGATCGATCCTCCCGACGCCATCGGTCGGCGACTGACCGAGGTGGTGCAGATCCCGGAACTGCAGCGGGCCGTGCGGTCGACCTTCGACGGCGTCGACGGAAAGCAGGGCGAGATCCACCTGCAGACGGGAATGTCGTCGGTGACCCTGGAGCTGCAGAGTTCCGGCCTGCGCGACCGCGACGGCGAGATCATCGGCGTGGTGATCGTGTTGCACGACGTCACCGAGATCCGCCGGCTCGAAGAGGTGCGCAGCGACTTCGTCAGCAACGTCAGCCACGAGCTCAAGACCCCGCTGGCGGCGATCAAGGGGCTGGTGGAATCGATCCTCGAGGACGAGGAGATGCCCGAGCCCATCCGGCGGCGCTTCCTGGCGCGGGTGCAGCGGCAGGCCGATCGGCTGAACAGTCTGGTGGTCGATCTGCTCAGTCTGTCGCGGCTCGAGCGCGAGCTGGACGCGGGCGCCGAGAGTGTGGTCGAGCTGCGGCGTGCGGTGCTGGACTGCGTCGAGACCCAGCGGCCGGCCGCCGAACAGAAGGGCCTGCACCTGCACCTCGACCTGGTCGACGAGGACGTCCGGGTCGCTGCCGACGCCGAGTCGGTCCGACAGATCGTCGACAACCTTCTCAGCAACGCGATCCGCTACACAGCGGCCGACGGTCACGTCACGCTGCGCCTGTCCCACGACGACGACGAGGCGCGGCTCGAGATCGAGGACACCGGTGTGGGGATCGATCCCGCCCACCACGAGCGGATCTTCGAACGCTTCTACCGCGTGGACAAGGCCCGCAGCCGTGAGCTCGGAGGCACCGGCCTCGGTCTGGCCATCGTGAAGCACGTGGTGCGACGTCTGGGCGGTTCGATCGGTCTCGACAGCGAGGTCGGTCGCGGCAGTACCTTCACGATCGAGATCCCGCTGTCTTCCAGCGGCGACGACAGCGTGTCGCCGACGCCGAGTCACATGGTCCGCGACGACGAGCCGGTGGAGTCGCGGGGGCCCGGTCTCTGA
- a CDS encoding response regulator, with protein MSRERIIAIEDEPDILEVIQYNLRREGYEVAGVENGEDGLNLVRKENPDLVLLDLMLPGMDGLEVCRRLKYESATRGIPVIMVTAKGEESDVVLGLEVGADDYLTKPFGPRELVARVRAVLRRANVRVEDEGPHRVVFGELTIDPSRHEVVRSGELVDLTATEFRLLHFLASHPGKVFSRQRLVKEAIGEDAYILERNIDVHVRAIRKKLGDDADYISTVRGVGYRFRDIEDA; from the coding sequence ATGAGCCGTGAACGGATCATCGCCATCGAGGACGAACCCGACATCCTCGAGGTCATCCAGTACAATCTGCGGCGCGAGGGCTACGAGGTCGCTGGCGTGGAGAACGGCGAGGACGGGCTCAACCTGGTCCGCAAGGAGAACCCCGATCTCGTTCTGCTCGACCTCATGCTACCTGGAATGGACGGCCTCGAGGTGTGCCGACGCCTCAAGTACGAGTCGGCCACGCGGGGGATTCCGGTGATCATGGTCACCGCCAAGGGCGAGGAGAGCGACGTGGTGCTCGGCCTGGAGGTCGGGGCCGACGACTACCTGACCAAGCCCTTCGGTCCGCGGGAGCTCGTGGCCCGGGTTCGGGCCGTGTTGCGTCGGGCGAACGTGAGGGTGGAGGACGAAGGACCGCACCGTGTCGTGTTCGGCGAGCTGACCATCGACCCCAGCCGGCACGAGGTCGTCCGGAGCGGAGAGCTGGTGGACCTGACGGCCACCGAGTTCCGTCTGCTGCACTTCCTGGCTTCGCACCCCGGCAAGGTCTTCTCGCGGCAGCGCCTGGTGAAGGAAGCCATCGGCGAGGACGCCTACATCCTCGAGCGGAACATCGACGTGCACGTGCGCGCCATCCGCAAGAAGCTGGGTGACGACGCCGACTACATCTCCACCGTTCGTGGGGTGGGATACCGCTTCCGCGACATCGAGGACGCTTGA
- a CDS encoding efflux RND transporter permease subunit: protein MTRFFVNHPVTTWMIFGAFVVLALYALPRIEVEALPEVDLPTLTVTTVWNGASPQAVQQSITLPIEEAARSVEDVENVVSTSSAGRSRVEIELTRDAVIDFARLELNEALGSVRRNLPLGATQPQITAFVPEEFETEGFFIFSIESDLGPNELRERSEQWIVPQVLGIEGVADARVVGGALPLVKILLDRQKLRFYGITSDEVFGSINDLDLLASAGAVFEGGAEKLVSLRDRVSVEDLRNAIVARRGDVNFTVDMLGDVVAGHEDPTNFARSNAKSVVQVRVEKRSGGNSIAVSRDLRDALPDLEASVPFDATLRVETDQGQELEDKLTELLVRSGIILLVLFLLLAISLRQVVLTAIVIGSVLFALVICLSLFYFLQLSVNFITISGLTICFGLLLDNSILVLDSIHRRIESLDRANQAGLSRRAKLRVVFETVVEGTTEVVFPILTTTLTTIVAFLSFIFLSGRLALYYVPLAVSVALAMLASIFVAFGWIPVVLKQAWASRLARRSPDGPNELSDDGQLQRIVHVLPDLSEKLSWPRRILAFNQFIWPLMIVGLVALGWYGWKVYDEDVIKGGFFGFGSEETLFVFVRMPDGTDVQVTSETILKFERALLPLEDGVRMRTNVFGNQGSVNIEFTDEQIRSPLPLLYRNLLVEVADLTGGAFVFIRGFSDQPYFKGSFGGSALNSLIKITGYNSKVLREIAGETLEKASRSRRARNARITSSARFGRSSNEETVVRLKRDVLGEYGLSVLQVVQQVRRLLGVDTPWRMIVDGEQERMQLSYEGADEIEFSEVSAYVLETPSGEQVRLGDLVELETVPLSDEITRENQRYSMFVNWEYIGTDRMRRAYIQSILDSMSLPYGYTAEEANREFFTEEEEEELQLAIVLAAVFIFMVLAALFESIALPTLVLASLPMAGIGVVLIFAWSTVPFDSSAQIGLILLFGIVVNNAILLVSRFRHEAALVLRAKLGGDPEADAGILPGTRKQLGGSDLFLLSAEERGPLLRRAVARATMIRLRSILLTSGTTIVGLIPLLVSYQEIPWTVFGVELPFELSWMDDRNQDIWENLALSSVGGLVSSTILLLLALPPLYFGFVWTGWQIRRLREWVGRSVRRGARWARSLTAAEPSPGTE, encoded by the coding sequence ATGACGCGCTTCTTCGTGAACCACCCCGTCACCACCTGGATGATCTTCGGAGCCTTCGTGGTGCTCGCTCTGTACGCCCTGCCGCGGATCGAGGTCGAGGCGTTGCCCGAGGTCGATCTTCCCACGCTCACCGTGACCACGGTGTGGAACGGTGCGTCCCCGCAGGCCGTCCAGCAGTCCATCACCCTTCCGATCGAGGAGGCGGCACGCAGTGTCGAGGACGTCGAGAACGTGGTGTCGACGAGCAGCGCCGGGCGAAGCCGCGTGGAGATCGAACTCACCCGCGATGCGGTGATCGACTTCGCGCGGCTGGAACTGAACGAGGCGCTCGGCTCGGTGCGCCGCAACCTGCCGCTGGGCGCGACACAACCGCAGATCACTGCCTTCGTGCCCGAGGAGTTCGAGACCGAGGGCTTCTTCATCTTCAGTATCGAGAGCGACCTCGGACCGAACGAACTGCGCGAGCGTAGCGAGCAGTGGATCGTTCCACAGGTGCTCGGGATCGAGGGCGTGGCCGACGCCCGCGTCGTGGGCGGAGCGCTTCCGCTGGTGAAGATCCTGCTCGATCGCCAGAAGCTCCGCTTCTACGGGATCACGAGCGACGAGGTGTTCGGATCGATCAACGACCTCGACCTTCTCGCCTCGGCCGGTGCCGTGTTCGAGGGTGGCGCCGAGAAGCTGGTCTCGTTACGCGACCGGGTGTCCGTCGAGGATCTGCGCAACGCCATCGTCGCCCGTCGCGGCGACGTGAACTTCACCGTGGACATGCTGGGTGACGTGGTCGCCGGGCACGAGGACCCGACGAACTTCGCGCGCAGCAACGCCAAGAGCGTGGTCCAGGTCCGGGTCGAGAAGCGTAGCGGTGGCAACTCGATCGCGGTGAGCCGCGATCTGCGCGACGCCCTGCCGGATCTCGAGGCCAGCGTTCCCTTCGACGCCACACTCCGCGTCGAGACCGATCAGGGCCAGGAACTCGAGGACAAGCTCACCGAGTTGCTCGTACGCTCGGGCATCATCCTGCTGGTGTTGTTCCTGTTGCTGGCGATCTCGCTGCGGCAGGTGGTGTTGACGGCGATCGTGATCGGTTCGGTCCTCTTCGCGCTCGTGATCTGTCTGAGCCTGTTCTACTTCCTGCAGCTTTCGGTGAACTTCATCACCATCAGTGGGCTGACGATCTGCTTCGGGCTCTTGCTGGACAACAGCATTCTCGTGCTCGATTCGATCCACCGCCGGATCGAGTCGCTCGACCGGGCGAACCAGGCAGGACTGTCGCGGCGGGCGAAGCTGCGGGTGGTGTTCGAGACCGTGGTCGAGGGCACGACCGAGGTCGTCTTTCCCATCCTCACCACGACGCTGACCACGATCGTGGCCTTCCTGAGCTTCATCTTCCTCAGCGGTCGTCTGGCGCTGTACTACGTGCCCCTGGCCGTGAGCGTGGCGTTGGCCATGCTCGCGTCGATCTTCGTGGCCTTCGGCTGGATCCCGGTGGTGTTGAAGCAGGCATGGGCCTCGCGGCTGGCCCGGCGCAGCCCCGACGGGCCCAACGAACTGTCCGACGACGGACAGCTGCAGCGGATCGTGCACGTCCTCCCGGACCTCTCGGAGAAGCTGAGCTGGCCGCGGCGGATCCTGGCGTTCAACCAGTTCATATGGCCGCTGATGATCGTGGGGCTCGTGGCCCTCGGCTGGTACGGGTGGAAGGTCTACGACGAGGACGTCATCAAGGGTGGCTTCTTCGGCTTCGGCAGCGAGGAGACCCTGTTCGTGTTCGTCCGCATGCCCGACGGGACGGACGTCCAGGTCACCAGCGAGACCATCCTCAAATTCGAACGGGCCTTGTTGCCGCTCGAGGACGGCGTGCGCATGCGCACGAACGTGTTCGGCAACCAGGGTTCGGTCAACATCGAGTTCACCGACGAACAGATCCGTTCGCCGCTGCCGTTGTTGTACCGGAACCTCCTGGTGGAGGTCGCCGATCTCACGGGCGGTGCCTTCGTGTTCATCCGGGGTTTCTCCGACCAGCCCTACTTCAAGGGGAGCTTCGGCGGATCGGCGCTGAACTCCCTGATCAAGATCACGGGCTACAACAGCAAGGTTCTCCGCGAGATCGCTGGCGAAACACTGGAGAAGGCCTCGCGCAGTCGACGCGCGCGCAATGCGCGGATCACCAGCAGCGCCCGCTTCGGGCGGTCCAGCAACGAGGAGACGGTGGTCCGTCTGAAACGCGACGTGCTCGGCGAGTACGGGCTGAGCGTGTTGCAGGTGGTCCAGCAGGTGCGGCGGCTGCTCGGGGTCGACACCCCCTGGCGCATGATCGTCGACGGCGAACAGGAACGCATGCAGCTGTCGTACGAGGGCGCCGACGAGATCGAGTTCAGCGAGGTGTCGGCCTACGTGCTCGAGACGCCCAGTGGCGAGCAGGTTCGGCTCGGTGATCTGGTGGAACTCGAGACGGTCCCCCTCAGCGACGAGATCACGCGCGAGAACCAGCGCTACTCGATGTTCGTGAACTGGGAGTACATCGGCACCGACCGCATGCGACGTGCCTACATCCAGTCGATCCTCGACAGCATGAGCCTGCCCTACGGCTACACGGCCGAAGAGGCGAACCGTGAGTTCTTCACCGAAGAAGAGGAAGAGGAGCTGCAGCTGGCGATCGTGCTGGCCGCCGTGTTCATCTTCATGGTCCTGGCGGCCTTGTTCGAGAGTATCGCCCTGCCCACCCTCGTGCTCGCATCGCTACCGATGGCCGGGATCGGCGTGGTCCTGATCTTCGCCTGGAGCACGGTGCCCTTCGACTCGTCGGCGCAGATCGGGTTGATCCTGCTCTTCGGAATCGTGGTGAACAACGCGATCCTGCTCGTGAGCCGGTTCCGGCACGAGGCGGCGCTGGTGCTGCGCGCCAAGCTCGGCGGCGACCCGGAGGCCGACGCGGGCATCCTGCCCGGAACGCGCAAGCAGCTCGGGGGGAGCGATCTGTTCCTGCTGTCCGCCGAGGAACGCGGTCCCCTGCTCCGGAGGGCCGTCGCCCGGGCCACGATGATCCGACTGCGCTCGATCCTGCTCACGAGCGGAACCACGATCGTCGGCCTGATTCCGCTGCTGGTCAGCTACCAGGAGATCCCGTGGACGGTGTTCGGTGTCGAGCTGCCCTTCGAGCTGTCGTGGATGGACGACCGCAACCAGGACATCTGGGAGAACCTGGCGTTGAGTTCGGTCGGCGGGCTGGTCTCGAGCACGATCCTGCTCCTGCTCGCGCTGCCGCCGCTCTATTTCGGGTTCGTGTGGACCGGATGGCAGATCCGGCGGCTGCGGGAATGGGTGGGGCGGAGCGTGCGCCGGGGCGCGCGATGGGCGCGGTCGCTCACCGCCGCGGAGCCCTCTCCGGGGACCGAGTGA